A single window of Methylocella tundrae DNA harbors:
- a CDS encoding Pls/PosA family non-ribosomal peptide synthetase translates to MTETGSKMSLGAATAKALFPRSESLEELGWRSVLRGPQAPHLIRDELLSEIFAATVAADPDAVALVTRDGKLSYGEVDAKAEAIARGLVRKGLRPGDVAGLWMARGPDLLIGQLAIAKVGAAWLPFDGDAPVERIAVCLDDAEAKAIVTSPDFAEKLGERMPCPSWTFRDLIDPSDAKRVDARALGATPDSPAYLIYTSGSTGTPKGIVISGRNICHYLRAANEVYGLSASDVVFQGASVAFDLSMEEIWVPYLVGASLFVATPEVLGEAEKLPEIMEANGVTALDTVPTLLALLPRDVSTLRIIILGGEACPPAVANRWCRPGRRIFNSYGPTEATVVATVAEVTPGTPVTIGRPIPNYSCYVVNDQLNLLEPGVEGELLIGGPGVARGYLRRPELTADKFIANPFTTEADDPVLYRSGDAVAIDENGELLFRGRIDDQVKVRGFRVELGEIEAKLGDIEGVAHAAVVLRSDHGIEQLVAFVVPVQGEVLETRVLRSALRASLPAYMVPSRFETIETVPKLSSGKVDRKALKLIALSETDGGDAQEDPRTPTEASLLAAAKDVLPPQAIPFDADFFTDLGGHSLLAARFISIVRKTPALARITLQDVYSARSLRAIGELLDSKWAHLAGPEDLGFSPPPLLRRFLCGLAQAVALPVILGLVTVQWLGVFVSYMLLTGADATLAEEIISLVTVYMCINIATVAIVIAAKWLIIGRTRPGRYPLWGVYYYRWWLARRFMGLIHIKWFQGSPFMRFYLRALGAKVGKDAMIGEVDAGAIDLVSFGAGASIGSIANLANARVEGNELVIGAITIGDEAYIGSSCVIEEDVVIGAGAEIGDLTSVGSGGRIGAWESWDGSPARKIGVVDRTELDAPSTASKPRKFIMAGVYLILLLAIPPLGLLPIFPAFWVFDRIDDMVGIADIDRTLYMASIPIMAWPTAFVMVLVTVGFIAACRWIILPRVREGRYSVHSWFYLRKWAVTFATEITLETLSSLYATVYMRAWYRLMGAKIGKDAEISTNLSGRYDLVEIGEKNFIADEVVLGDEEIRNGWMFLRRVRTGPRVFVGNSAVVPTGSDIPANALIGIKSKPPANHLMNEGDTWFGSPPIKLPVRQKFDAGGSNWTYEAPPWKKFLRACFEAVTISMPTMLFITFGTWAVEWFSASVLDGDYALVLLQFTVSSIAICLALTIVVIVLKWLTMGRYEPMVRPMWSWWAMRTEAVAVIYWGMAGKVLLDHLRGTPFLPWMMRLFGSKFGRGVYMDMTDITEFDCVSVGDFASLNAISALQTHLYEDRVMKVGRVVIGAGVTVGAGSTVLYDTYVADYARLGPLTLVMKGEQIPPHSEWVGAPAEPKASSEILIEKEAA, encoded by the coding sequence ATGACTGAAACAGGATCGAAGATGTCGCTTGGCGCGGCGACCGCGAAGGCCCTCTTTCCTCGCAGTGAGAGCCTCGAAGAGCTAGGCTGGCGCTCCGTCCTGCGCGGCCCGCAGGCGCCTCACCTGATTCGCGACGAATTGCTGAGTGAAATCTTCGCCGCAACGGTGGCGGCTGATCCGGACGCCGTCGCACTGGTGACCCGTGACGGCAAACTCTCTTATGGCGAAGTCGACGCCAAAGCGGAGGCCATCGCCCGCGGGCTTGTCCGCAAAGGGTTGCGCCCGGGCGATGTGGCGGGCCTCTGGATGGCGCGAGGCCCCGATCTTCTGATCGGTCAGCTCGCCATCGCCAAGGTCGGGGCGGCGTGGCTGCCATTCGACGGCGACGCGCCCGTCGAACGAATCGCCGTCTGTCTTGACGACGCCGAAGCGAAAGCCATCGTCACCTCGCCGGATTTCGCCGAAAAGCTCGGCGAGCGCATGCCATGTCCGAGCTGGACGTTTCGCGATCTTATTGATCCTTCCGATGCGAAGAGGGTCGACGCCCGCGCGCTCGGCGCGACGCCCGATTCGCCCGCCTACCTCATATATACCTCGGGCTCGACGGGAACGCCGAAAGGGATCGTCATCTCGGGGCGCAATATCTGTCACTATTTGCGCGCCGCCAACGAGGTTTACGGCCTCAGCGCCAGCGATGTCGTCTTTCAGGGCGCCTCGGTCGCCTTCGACCTGTCGATGGAAGAGATCTGGGTTCCTTATCTCGTCGGAGCGAGCCTCTTTGTGGCGACGCCCGAGGTTTTGGGCGAAGCGGAAAAATTGCCCGAGATTATGGAAGCGAATGGCGTCACGGCGCTCGACACGGTGCCGACTCTTCTGGCCCTTTTGCCCCGCGACGTCTCCACCTTGCGCATCATCATTCTTGGCGGAGAGGCCTGTCCTCCGGCGGTCGCCAACCGCTGGTGCAGGCCAGGGCGCCGGATTTTCAATTCCTATGGTCCGACCGAGGCGACGGTTGTCGCGACAGTGGCCGAAGTGACGCCGGGGACGCCTGTCACCATCGGGCGGCCGATCCCGAATTACTCGTGCTATGTCGTCAATGATCAGCTGAATCTGCTGGAGCCGGGCGTCGAAGGCGAACTCCTTATTGGCGGTCCGGGCGTCGCGAGGGGCTATCTTCGGCGTCCCGAGCTGACGGCCGACAAATTCATCGCCAATCCTTTCACCACCGAGGCGGACGATCCCGTGCTCTATCGCTCCGGCGACGCCGTGGCGATCGACGAGAACGGCGAACTTCTGTTTCGCGGCCGCATCGACGATCAGGTCAAGGTGCGCGGTTTCCGCGTCGAACTCGGCGAGATCGAGGCCAAGCTCGGCGACATTGAGGGCGTCGCGCACGCCGCCGTTGTGTTGCGCAGCGATCACGGCATCGAACAGCTCGTGGCCTTTGTCGTGCCCGTGCAGGGCGAGGTACTCGAAACGCGCGTTTTGCGCAGCGCGCTGCGCGCGAGCCTGCCGGCCTATATGGTGCCCTCGCGCTTCGAGACGATCGAGACAGTGCCGAAGCTGTCCTCTGGCAAGGTCGACCGCAAGGCCTTGAAGCTTATTGCCCTGTCCGAAACCGACGGCGGCGACGCTCAGGAAGATCCGCGCACGCCAACGGAAGCGAGCCTTCTCGCCGCCGCCAAAGACGTGCTGCCGCCGCAGGCGATTCCTTTCGACGCTGATTTCTTCACCGATCTCGGCGGCCATTCGCTGCTGGCGGCGCGATTCATCTCAATCGTCCGCAAGACGCCGGCGCTCGCCCGCATCACCTTGCAGGATGTCTATTCGGCGCGCTCGCTGCGCGCGATCGGCGAACTGCTCGACAGCAAATGGGCGCATCTCGCGGGGCCCGAAGATCTCGGCTTTTCTCCGCCGCCCCTGCTGCGACGCTTCCTCTGCGGGCTCGCGCAGGCCGTCGCCCTGCCGGTCATCCTTGGGCTTGTCACCGTGCAATGGCTCGGCGTTTTCGTCAGCTACATGCTGCTGACCGGCGCCGACGCCACGCTGGCCGAGGAAATCATCTCGCTCGTCACCGTCTATATGTGCATTAACATTGCGACGGTCGCGATCGTCATCGCCGCGAAATGGCTCATCATCGGGCGCACCCGGCCGGGGCGCTATCCATTATGGGGCGTCTATTACTATCGCTGGTGGCTCGCCCGGCGCTTTATGGGCCTGATCCATATCAAATGGTTCCAGGGCTCGCCTTTCATGCGCTTCTATTTGCGCGCGCTCGGCGCCAAGGTCGGTAAAGACGCGATGATCGGCGAGGTCGACGCCGGCGCGATCGACCTTGTCTCGTTCGGCGCCGGCGCGAGCATCGGCTCGATCGCCAATCTCGCCAACGCCCGCGTCGAGGGCAATGAACTCGTCATCGGCGCGATCACGATCGGCGATGAAGCTTATATCGGCTCGTCCTGCGTGATCGAAGAAGACGTCGTCATCGGCGCAGGCGCGGAAATCGGCGATTTGACATCTGTGGGTTCGGGCGGTCGCATCGGCGCCTGGGAAAGCTGGGACGGCTCGCCCGCGCGCAAGATTGGCGTCGTCGACCGGACCGAACTTGACGCGCCTTCGACGGCGTCCAAACCGCGCAAATTCATCATGGCGGGCGTTTACCTCATTTTGCTCCTCGCCATTCCGCCGCTCGGTCTGCTGCCGATTTTTCCGGCTTTCTGGGTATTCGACAGAATCGACGATATGGTCGGCATCGCCGACATCGACCGCACGCTTTATATGGCCTCGATTCCGATCATGGCCTGGCCGACCGCATTCGTGATGGTCCTCGTCACGGTCGGCTTCATCGCGGCCTGCCGCTGGATCATTCTGCCGCGCGTGCGGGAAGGGCGCTATTCCGTCCATTCCTGGTTCTATCTGCGCAAATGGGCCGTCACCTTCGCGACCGAGATCACGCTCGAGACGTTGTCCTCGCTTTACGCCACGGTCTATATGCGCGCCTGGTATCGTCTGATGGGCGCCAAAATCGGCAAGGACGCCGAGATCTCGACCAATCTCTCCGGCCGTTATGATCTCGTCGAGATCGGCGAGAAAAACTTCATCGCCGATGAAGTCGTGCTCGGCGATGAGGAAATCCGCAATGGCTGGATGTTCCTGCGTCGCGTCAGGACAGGGCCGCGGGTTTTCGTCGGCAATAGCGCGGTGGTGCCGACAGGCAGCGACATTCCGGCCAACGCTCTCATCGGCATCAAATCGAAACCGCCCGCCAACCATCTGATGAATGAAGGCGACACCTGGTTCGGTTCGCCGCCGATCAAACTGCCCGTCCGCCAGAAATTCGACGCCGGCGGATCGAATTGGACCTATGAAGCGCCGCCCTGGAAGAAATTCCTGCGCGCCTGTTTCGAGGCCGTCACGATCTCCATGCCGACCATGCTGTTCATTACCTTCGGCACCTGGGCGGTCGAATGGTTCAGCGCCAGCGTGCTCGATGGCGATTACGCTCTTGTGCTCCTCCAGTTCACCGTGTCTTCAATCGCCATCTGCCTCGCCCTGACGATTGTCGTCATCGTGCTGAAATGGCTCACCATGGGACGCTATGAACCGATGGTGCGGCCGATGTGGTCCTGGTGGGCGATGCGCACCGAGGCCGTCGCCGTGATCTATTGGGGCATGGCCGGCAAGGTGCTGCTCGACCATTTGCGCGGCACGCCTTTCCTGCCCTGGATGATGCGCCTGTTTGGCTCGAAATTCGGGCGGGGCGTCTACATGGACATGACCGACATCACCGAATTCGACTGCGTCAGCGTCGGCGACTTCGCCTCGCTGAATGCGATATCGGCTTTGCAGACGCATCTTTACGAAGACCGCGTGATGAAAGTCGGCCGCGTCGTCATAGGCGCCGGAGTCACGGTCGGCGCTGGCTCGACGGTTCTTTACGATACCTATGTCGCAGATTACGCCAGGCTTGGGCCTCTGACCTTGGTGATGAAGGGCGAACAAATCCCGCCGCATTCGGAGTGGGTGGGCGCACCCGCCGAGCCGAAGGCGTCCTCCGAGATTCTGATTGAGAAAGAAGCGGCCTGA
- the fabI gene encoding enoyl-ACP reductase FabI, with product MTQPEALTHAVTRSGILAGKRGLVLGLANNRSIAWGIAKAAYEAGAELAFTFQGESLEKRVRPLAAELGGIVLGHCDVTDAATLDAAFAEIERSWGSLDFIVHCVAFSDKDQLTGRYVDTTAENFSNSLLISCYSFTAVAQRAEKLMAHGGSMLTLTYYGAEKWMPHYNVMGVAKAALEASVRYLAADLGEKNIRINAISAGPIKTLAASGIGDFRYILKWNEYNAPLRRSVTIEEVGESAVFLLSPMARGVTGEILHVDAGYHIVGMKNPAAPDIAALGKD from the coding sequence ATGACGCAACCGGAAGCATTGACCCATGCTGTGACGCGATCCGGCATTCTGGCGGGCAAACGCGGCTTGGTACTTGGGCTCGCCAACAATCGCTCAATCGCCTGGGGCATCGCCAAGGCGGCCTATGAGGCCGGCGCGGAACTTGCCTTCACCTTCCAGGGAGAATCACTGGAAAAGAGAGTCCGGCCCCTCGCGGCCGAGTTGGGCGGCATTGTGCTTGGCCATTGCGACGTCACTGACGCCGCGACGCTCGACGCGGCCTTCGCGGAAATCGAGCGGAGTTGGGGAAGCCTTGATTTCATCGTCCATTGCGTCGCCTTTTCCGACAAGGATCAGTTGACCGGCCGCTACGTCGACACCACGGCCGAAAATTTCAGCAACTCCCTGTTGATCTCCTGCTACTCCTTTACAGCCGTGGCGCAACGCGCCGAAAAGCTCATGGCGCATGGCGGCTCGATGCTGACCTTGACCTATTACGGCGCCGAAAAATGGATGCCCCATTATAATGTGATGGGCGTCGCGAAGGCGGCCCTCGAGGCGAGCGTGCGTTACCTCGCCGCCGACCTCGGCGAGAAGAATATCCGCATCAACGCCATTTCGGCCGGTCCCATCAAAACGCTCGCGGCCTCGGGGATCGGCGATTTCCGCTATATCCTGAAATGGAACGAATATAACGCTCCGCTCCGGCGCTCTGTAACCATTGAAGAAGTCGGCGAAAGCGCCGTCTTTTTGCTGTCGCCAATGGCGCGTGGCGTCACCGGCGAGATTCTCCACGTCGACGCGGGCTATCATATCGTCGGCATGAAAAATCCGGCGGCCCCCGACATCGCCGCTCTCGGCAAGGACTAA
- a CDS encoding sigma factor-like helix-turn-helix DNA-binding protein, with protein MLAWAMEREVGLREDLNLLAPRLRRYARALVAGHPGPNEIADAFVGSVLRRALDAGLSQTAPDADLLAYSILVDTHREHHRVAGPGAPSFGAPAHGSSALIKTGGSYATDLHAPDKLANVFISNDNLSSALSALKLEEREALLLVSLEGFTYAEVARILKISRPILIARLSRARERLPKNLQGRLPARAKPRPTHLRVVK; from the coding sequence ATGTTGGCGTGGGCTATGGAGCGCGAAGTGGGTTTGCGAGAGGATCTGAATTTGCTTGCGCCGCGGCTGCGCCGCTATGCGCGAGCCCTCGTCGCCGGACATCCAGGTCCAAACGAGATCGCCGACGCCTTCGTCGGCAGCGTCTTGCGGCGGGCGCTGGACGCAGGGTTGTCGCAAACTGCGCCGGACGCGGATCTTTTGGCCTATTCCATTCTGGTCGACACGCATCGCGAGCATCATCGCGTCGCGGGCCCCGGAGCCCCGAGTTTCGGCGCTCCGGCCCATGGCTCCAGCGCCCTCATCAAGACAGGCGGTTCGTACGCGACTGATCTGCATGCGCCCGATAAGCTCGCCAACGTTTTCATCTCAAACGACAATCTTTCCAGCGCGCTGTCGGCGCTGAAGCTGGAGGAGCGGGAAGCGCTGCTGCTCGTCAGCCTTGAAGGCTTCACCTATGCCGAGGTGGCGCGAATTCTGAAAATCTCCCGCCCCATTTTGATCGCGCGTCTTTCGAGGGCCCGCGAAAGACTGCCGAAAAACCTGCAGGGACGCCTTCCCGCCCGGGCCAAACCCCGCCCGACCCATCTGCGGGTGGTCAAATAG
- a CDS encoding anti-sigma factor family protein: MSGSLPPISDEDLHGFVDGEIPPERRRAVEAFLASSPADVERVDSWRRQGDIMRAAFARVEAESPPPSLLLPSPARKRTLFCLLRASADHPANGSQSASDSSGWRAAAAAIQSGLFKRRSTLAAFAAGAITAFAGIFIADRLHGPPFSDNIHAPAADKGLAERTLSALSAFKPSRIANSSSAAAGKPALAPNQNTLVIPNLSAAGLTLVGVRAAPGLAGPEADSMLCLFYAKAAEPPFALCVARDGNGGAPGFHISGQFPGNGGASVISWRQADAVYSLAGAVPEAKLRELANRVSAEVAAFDAR; encoded by the coding sequence GTGAGCGGCTCTTTGCCTCCGATCAGCGACGAAGACCTTCATGGCTTCGTCGATGGAGAAATTCCGCCTGAGCGACGTCGCGCCGTCGAGGCCTTTCTCGCCTCTTCGCCCGCCGACGTCGAACGCGTCGACAGCTGGCGGCGTCAGGGCGACATCATGCGCGCGGCTTTCGCGCGGGTCGAGGCCGAGTCGCCGCCGCCCTCCCTTTTGCTGCCGAGTCCCGCCCGTAAACGAACCCTCTTCTGTTTGCTTCGGGCGAGCGCCGATCACCCCGCGAACGGCTCTCAAAGCGCTTCAGATTCGTCGGGGTGGCGTGCGGCCGCCGCTGCGATACAGTCCGGCCTGTTCAAACGGCGATCCACGCTCGCAGCCTTCGCGGCAGGAGCAATCACGGCGTTTGCCGGCATATTCATCGCCGATCGTCTTCATGGGCCGCCCTTTTCGGATAACATCCACGCGCCGGCCGCCGACAAAGGCCTGGCCGAGCGCACGCTGTCGGCTCTCTCGGCGTTCAAGCCGTCAAGGATAGCAAACTCATCCAGCGCAGCGGCGGGCAAACCAGCCCTCGCGCCGAATCAAAACACGCTCGTCATTCCCAATCTCTCAGCGGCGGGCCTGACGCTCGTCGGCGTTCGCGCCGCCCCGGGGCTCGCAGGCCCTGAAGCCGACAGCATGCTGTGCCTATTTTACGCCAAGGCGGCAGAGCCGCCCTTCGCGTTATGCGTCGCGCGCGACGGCAACGGCGGCGCGCCGGGTTTCCATATATCCGGCCAATTCCCAGGCAATGGCGGCGCAAGCGTCATTAGCTGGCGCCAGGCGGACGCCGTCTACTCGCTCGCCGGCGCCGTTCCCGAGGCGAAATTGCGAGAGCTCGCCAATCGCGTCAGCGCCGAGGTCGCGGCTTTCGACGCGCGGTGA
- the leuC gene encoding 3-isopropylmalate dehydratase large subunit has protein sequence MAHPRTLYDKIWDDHLVHQAQDGSALIYVDRHLVHEVTSPQAFEGLRLSGRRLRAPEKTLAVVDHNVPTTDRSKGIDDPESRVQVEQLALNAKEFGVEYFNELDPRQGVVHIIGPEQGFTLPGATIVCGDSHTSTHGAFGALAHGIGTSEVEHVLATQTLIQSKAKNMRVTIDGVLPDGVSAKDIVLAIIGEIGTAGGTGHVIEYAGEAIRSLSMEGRMTVCNMTIEGGARAGLIAPDEKTFAYLKDRPKAPKGAAWDAAVAYWKTLSSDENAHFDKEVRLDAASLPPIVTWGTSPEDVTAITGEVPRADQAASENKRASIARALDYMGLKGGEKITDIAIDRVFIGSCTNGRLEDLRAAAKVIEGKHISSRVNALVVPGSGLVKQQAEAEGLDVIFKQAGFEWREPGCSMCLAMNPDRLAPGERCASTSNRNFEGRQGFRGRTHLVSPAMAAAAAIAGHFVDIRNWN, from the coding sequence ATGGCACATCCGCGTACGCTTTACGACAAGATCTGGGATGATCATCTGGTGCATCAGGCTCAAGATGGTTCGGCCCTCATTTATGTCGATCGTCACCTCGTCCATGAGGTGACCAGCCCCCAGGCCTTCGAAGGCTTGCGGCTGAGCGGACGCCGCCTTCGCGCGCCGGAAAAGACGCTCGCCGTCGTCGACCATAATGTTCCGACGACCGACCGCTCGAAGGGCATCGACGACCCCGAAAGCCGCGTTCAGGTGGAGCAGCTCGCGCTCAACGCGAAAGAGTTCGGCGTCGAATATTTCAACGAACTCGATCCGCGTCAGGGCGTCGTTCATATTATCGGCCCCGAACAAGGGTTTACCTTGCCGGGCGCAACCATTGTGTGTGGCGACAGCCACACGTCGACGCATGGCGCTTTCGGCGCGCTCGCGCATGGCATCGGCACCTCCGAGGTCGAGCATGTGCTGGCGACGCAGACCCTGATCCAGTCCAAGGCGAAGAATATGCGCGTCACCATCGACGGCGTTTTGCCGGACGGCGTCAGCGCGAAAGACATTGTGCTGGCGATCATCGGCGAGATCGGCACCGCCGGCGGCACCGGCCATGTCATCGAATACGCCGGCGAAGCGATCCGTTCGCTCTCGATGGAAGGCCGTATGACGGTCTGCAACATGACCATCGAGGGCGGCGCGCGCGCCGGTCTCATCGCGCCTGACGAAAAGACTTTCGCCTATCTCAAAGACCGGCCGAAGGCGCCGAAGGGCGCGGCCTGGGACGCCGCCGTCGCTTATTGGAAGACCCTGAGCTCCGATGAGAACGCGCATTTCGATAAAGAGGTGCGGCTTGACGCCGCCAGCCTGCCTCCGATCGTCACCTGGGGCACGAGCCCGGAAGACGTCACCGCGATCACGGGCGAGGTGCCGCGCGCCGATCAGGCCGCGAGCGAGAACAAACGCGCCTCGATCGCGCGCGCTCTCGATTATATGGGCCTGAAGGGCGGTGAGAAGATCACCGACATCGCGATCGATCGCGTCTTCATCGGCTCGTGCACCAATGGCCGTCTCGAAGATCTGCGCGCCGCAGCGAAAGTGATCGAAGGCAAGCATATTTCGTCGCGCGTCAATGCGCTCGTCGTGCCAGGCTCCGGCCTCGTCAAGCAGCAGGCTGAGGCGGAGGGCCTCGACGTGATCTTCAAACAGGCGGGATTCGAATGGCGCGAACCTGGCTGCTCCATGTGTCTTGCCATGAATCCCGACCGGCTCGCCCCGGGCGAACGCTGCGCCTCGACGTCGAATCGCAATTTCGAAGGGCGTCAAGGTTTTCGCGGGCGCACCCATCTGGTTTCGCCAGCCATGGCTGCGGCGGCGGCGATCGCCGGCCATTTCGTCGACATTCGCAACTGGAATTAA
- a CDS encoding VOC family protein, with protein MRPSVAPYLTVSPALAAIAYYTTVFGATQKSIMPAFDGLRIMHCELSINGGSVMLADAFPELGHTRMPMPGELVTASVSLEYATAKEVDDVFAKATSLGGKAETSPTKSFWGTRFATFRDPFGHRWILNGPLK; from the coding sequence ATGCGCCCGTCGGTTGCGCCCTATTTAACGGTATCCCCTGCACTTGCCGCCATCGCCTATTACACCACCGTCTTCGGGGCCACGCAAAAGTCGATCATGCCAGCGTTCGACGGGCTGCGGATCATGCACTGCGAACTGTCGATCAATGGAGGCTCGGTGATGCTCGCCGACGCTTTCCCCGAGCTTGGCCATACCCGCATGCCAATGCCGGGCGAACTCGTCACGGCGTCCGTCAGCCTCGAATATGCAACGGCGAAGGAGGTCGACGATGTTTTCGCCAAGGCCACGAGCCTTGGCGGCAAGGCGGAGACCAGCCCGACCAAATCATTCTGGGGAACGCGGTTCGCGACTTTCCGCGACCCCTTCGGCCATCGCTGGATTTTGAACGGGCCGTTAAAGTAG
- the rplS gene encoding 50S ribosomal protein L19, translating into MNIIAELEAEQAAKLLAGKTIPEFQPGDTVVVNVKVKEGERTRVQAYEGVCIARTGGGLNESFTVRKISYGEGVERVFPIFSPNIESIKVIRRGKVRRAKLYYLRDRRGKSARIAEKMESPAAKAARETAKKEAKAAAKVKKDAAPAAE; encoded by the coding sequence ATGAACATCATCGCCGAACTTGAGGCCGAACAGGCCGCCAAACTGCTCGCCGGCAAGACAATCCCGGAGTTCCAGCCGGGCGATACGGTCGTCGTCAACGTCAAGGTGAAGGAAGGTGAGCGCACCCGCGTGCAGGCCTATGAAGGCGTCTGCATCGCCAGAACCGGCGGCGGCCTCAATGAGAGCTTCACGGTCCGCAAGATTTCCTACGGCGAGGGCGTCGAGCGCGTGTTTCCGATTTTCTCGCCGAATATCGAATCAATCAAAGTGATCCGCCGCGGCAAGGTCCGCCGCGCAAAGCTCTATTATCTACGCGATCGTCGCGGCAAGTCGGCCCGCATCGCGGAAAAGATGGAGTCTCCCGCCGCCAAGGCCGCCCGCGAAACGGCGAAAAAGGAAGCCAAGGCCGCCGCCAAGGTCAAGAAGGATGCTGCGCCCGCCGCCGAGTGA
- a CDS encoding alpha/beta hydrolase → MGILAPGEPQFLHVGEGAKARRIAFLRRAASASDGAGLVWLGGFRSIMRGEKASYLDRAAGEAGRAYVRFDYSGHGESEGCFEDSTIGLWLEEALAVVRALTEGPQILIGSSMGGWLALLAARALFAAGESARLRGLVLIAPAVDFTEKLIWDRMPAKARAALKAKGVWPRPSRYRPEPDPISRGLIEEGRRHLLLDATIRSHCPVHILQGMQDEDVPWRHALTLIEHMHGDPATLTLIKDGDHRLSRPEDLARIWAAVEGMDHHHLDNAASVV, encoded by the coding sequence ATCGGGATCTTGGCGCCGGGGGAGCCGCAGTTTCTTCATGTCGGGGAAGGGGCGAAGGCCCGGCGCATCGCCTTTTTGCGGCGCGCCGCTTCCGCTAGCGATGGCGCGGGCCTTGTGTGGCTTGGCGGGTTTCGCTCCATCATGCGCGGCGAAAAGGCGAGCTATCTCGATCGCGCGGCTGGCGAGGCCGGAAGAGCTTATGTGCGCTTCGACTATTCCGGCCACGGCGAGTCGGAGGGGTGTTTCGAAGATTCGACGATCGGTCTCTGGCTGGAAGAAGCGCTGGCCGTAGTGCGCGCGCTGACCGAGGGCCCGCAAATTCTTATTGGATCGTCGATGGGCGGCTGGCTGGCGCTTCTCGCTGCGCGGGCGCTTTTCGCGGCTGGCGAGTCCGCGCGTCTGCGTGGGCTCGTGCTGATCGCGCCGGCTGTGGATTTCACGGAGAAACTGATCTGGGACAGGATGCCGGCGAAGGCGCGGGCGGCGCTGAAGGCGAAAGGGGTCTGGCCTCGACCATCGCGCTACCGGCCCGAGCCCGATCCGATCAGCCGCGGACTCATCGAGGAAGGTCGCCGCCACCTTCTCCTTGACGCGACGATCCGCAGCCATTGCCCCGTGCATATCCTGCAAGGCATGCAGGACGAGGATGTGCCCTGGCGTCACGCCCTGACCTTGATCGAGCACATGCATGGCGACCCCGCGACCTTGACGCTGATCAAGGATGGCGACCATAGGCTGTCGCGCCCGGAAGATCTTGCGCGGATTTGGGCGGCTGTCGAGGGAATGGATCATCATCATCTCGACAACGCCGCCTCTGTCGTGTAG
- a CDS encoding glycosyltransferase, whose protein sequence is MSSGSSSPFRDRATHPLAGVTVLQIVPDLEPGPVARAAIDIASALSRVGANALVASRGGALVSELQAKGGVFTRFPADARNPVSMALNVRRLTQLIKSERVDIVHARSRAPAWVAYGATRLIKTPFVTSFQGFYARGGPLALRYNSIMARGDSIIADSAHTADLIVNLYPAAKARVHVVLGGVDCRVFVPKAVAPARVQAVRRLWGAAPDERVVLLAAGARASSSYKSLIEAVLRLASQDAAATLLREAKFIIACDEPGAAFAKEIDAAIAKAGLQSVMRRSEIGPDRAAALLAASAVVALSTNPDAFAGLALEAQAMGAPVIVGASGAASETILAPPGVDETARTGWRTLPDERALAHALSETLSLGATARDRLSLRARAHIESQFSIEMLRSQTLSAYAAARGDG, encoded by the coding sequence ATGTCATCAGGCTCAAGCTCACCATTTCGTGACAGGGCGACGCACCCGCTGGCGGGCGTCACCGTGCTCCAGATCGTTCCAGACCTCGAGCCCGGCCCCGTCGCCCGCGCGGCGATCGACATCGCTAGTGCTCTGAGCCGCGTCGGCGCTAATGCGCTGGTCGCCAGCCGCGGCGGCGCCCTCGTCAGCGAGCTGCAGGCCAAGGGCGGCGTCTTCACGCGCTTTCCCGCCGATGCGAGAAACCCCGTGAGCATGGCGCTGAACGTGCGCCGCCTGACGCAATTGATCAAATCCGAGCGCGTCGACATCGTTCATGCGCGCTCGCGCGCCCCTGCCTGGGTCGCCTATGGCGCAACGCGCCTCATCAAGACGCCGTTCGTCACCAGCTTCCAGGGGTTTTACGCGCGCGGCGGACCGCTCGCCTTGCGCTATAATTCGATCATGGCGCGGGGCGATTCGATCATCGCCGATTCGGCCCATACCGCGGACCTGATCGTCAATCTCTATCCGGCAGCCAAAGCCAGGGTTCACGTTGTCCTCGGCGGCGTCGATTGCCGCGTTTTTGTGCCGAAGGCCGTTGCGCCGGCGAGAGTCCAGGCCGTGCGGCGGCTTTGGGGCGCCGCGCCCGACGAGCGCGTGGTGTTGCTGGCGGCCGGCGCACGCGCCTCGAGCAGCTATAAGAGCCTGATCGAGGCGGTTCTGAGATTGGCCAGCCAGGATGCCGCCGCGACGCTTCTGCGCGAAGCGAAATTCATTATCGCCTGCGACGAGCCCGGCGCCGCCTTCGCCAAGGAAATTGACGCCGCTATCGCCAAGGCGGGGTTGCAATCCGTGATGCGGCGCAGCGAGATCGGCCCCGACCGGGCCGCCGCCTTGCTTGCGGCGTCGGCCGTGGTCGCGCTTTCAACCAACCCCGACGCCTTTGCCGGACTTGCGCTCGAGGCGCAGGCAATGGGAGCGCCTGTGATCGTCGGAGCCTCGGGCGCCGCGTCAGAAACCATTCTCGCGCCGCCCGGCGTCGATGAAACCGCCCGGACCGGCTGGCGGACGCTCCCTGACGAACGGGCGCTCGCCCATGCATTGAGCGAGACCTTAAGCCTTGGCGCGACGGCGCGCGATCGGCTTTCCTTGCGGGCGCGAGCTCACATCGAATCGCAGTTCTCCATCGAGATGCTGCGATCGCAGACTCTCAGCGCCTATGCGGCGGCGCGCGGCGACGGCTGA